Below is a genomic region from Vibrio mimicus.
TGGTTAGAGCGGTTATTAAGCTGCTGGACGTCATAACCCGTTGTGACCATTTTTTCGGTTTGTTCATCCCAGCGTCGGATAAATCGCGGCTCAACCGCTAAACTTTTCAGCGTTTCACTACCGGCTACGGTTTCAGTGAGAAATGAGGTATTTGCCGCAGCATGTGAAAACTGCTTTTCAATCGCCGCCTGCATTCTTGGTGTGAGCCACCAAGCGAGAAGGACATAACAGGGCACAGTAGCGATAAATAGCCCTGTGAGCGGAGCAGAAAGTAAGCTCATGACGTAAAGAAAGACGAACATAAACAGTAGCTCGACCGTTAAGGTAAACATAGAGCCAGTCAAAAACTCGCGAATGGTGTCGAGCTCGCGCACACGCGTGACAATCGCGCCGACTTGGCGTGATTTAAAAAACATGAGCGGCAGTCCAAACAGATGCTGCACCAGTTTAAGTCCAAGCTGTATGTCAATTCGGTTGGCGGTATGGGCATACTGATATTCGCGCAATCCGCGTAACACCACTTCGATCACCCCTGTAATCACTAGACCAAATACCAGTACATCCAACGTCGACCAAGCTTGGTGGACCAGCACTTTATCCATCACCACTTGAAAAAACAGAGGTGAGATCAGAGCCAGAATTTGCAGTACGAACGAAAATAAAAGAATTTCGCTCAGCACTCTTTTATTCTGGAGGAATTCAGGAATGAACCAAGTGATATCAAAGCGCGATTGTGCTTGCTGTATTACTAACGATTTTTTATTCCAAGCAGAATTAAGTTCGTGATAAGAGATAACTTCGGGAGTTTCTTTATTAGGTCTTTGTATTAAACATTTATCTTTATTAGTTTTTGCTAGAATAAATGGTGAGCCGTGCTCATCAAATAAAATTACAGGTGTTTTTAGTGATTCGATGTTTTTAAATTGTGAAAATTTTGTGCGTATTTTAACCTTGTGTTCTTTCTGTATTTTATCCAGTTCTTCTTTGAAGTTTTCAGTGTCAGTTAAATGACTTTCGTCTTTTATTTTTTCTCGATTACCGCTGATGATACTTAAATAAAAATGAATGCATATCAGCGTGAGTCTTTCATTGTTGGATATCATTAAATTATTTCGCCGATGTATTACAGCATTTTTGAAAGGGCGGCATCCTATCACCGCTTGTTAACATGTTCAATCCTCAATCACCGTCAGTTTTGTATGACAAATGTTGAAATGGCCTATTTTGTAGTCAAATTTGATGCAAATTAATGATATGAGTCACGTTAATGTGCAATTTGTCTTATGGTTGCATCCGTATGAAATTGAGGGAATACCGCACTGTTAAATTAGAATATATACTCTAATTTAATGTGTTTAAGTCGGTTGATAGCCATGGTTTAACGATGTAATATCCCGCCTTCAAATAAATAATACAATAATAACCCTAGGTTTGATTTGTTATATTTTGCCCTTTGGGCTTGCTGGAGAAGATTGGTTCATAGAAACCATCTTTTCATATCTGTGTAAAATAAATGAGGAAATTTATGATGGAGAAGTTCGTTCAGACAGTCTCGAGTGTTAACTACAATAAAGGTGTGTTTTCTCTTTATTTCGTAGGTCAAGATCAAAAAAATATGGCGCACGGTGTTATGGCTGAAAGCGATAATGATCTTGAATTAAAGCAAGTTGTTCATATGCCTGCATCCGGTTTTATGTACATGGTTTCTATGATCAAAAACATGTTAGAAGATCCTAGAATGGAAGCCGAATTTAATAAGCTTGTTGCTGCTGGATTTCTGCCAGCAGGTGATGCCACCGCAAATTCAGCAGAAGACGCCGCCGCGGAAGAGAAAACCGCAGCGAAGAAACGTCCTGCTCAGGTGAAAAAGTAACCGCGCATCGGTTGATACTGGGCACATGTCTATTACACATCAACCTGCAAATCTCACATTAGCGCAAATACAACAGATGATAGGTGGTGTGATGCTGCTCAGCCAGCATTCGCCGCTTCATCGTCGTTATGTGGTTGCAGAATGGCTGCAACGCATTCTGCCTGCGTTTGAGCTAAACCAGTTTTGCTATTACGAAGATGAGCATGGGCGTCCAATTGCCTTTTGTAATTGGGCGTTTGTCTCTGAGCAGATCCGAGATGAGCTGCTCTCTGGTGTGCGCGAAATATCTTCATCCGACTGGCGTTCGGGCCAGCAAATCTACATTCCAGAGATGATTGCTCCATTCGGGCATGGTCGCGAGGTCGTCAATGATCTTCGTCGTCGTGTATTTCTTCCGTGGCAGGGACAGAAAGTCTGTACTGTCCGCGGCAAGGTGGATGCTCAAAATGACCGCTGTATCCGAAAGGTACAGTGGTTTTCTATTTAATCCCTAAAAGAAGAGTTTGGCTTATGGGAAAACCATTTTGGAGAAGTGTTGAATACTTCTTCACAGGAAACTATTCCGCCGACGATGGAAACAACAACATTGTAGCCATTGGTTTTGGGGGACAAATTCATGCCTACGGCGGTGACGACCACGTCACTGTTGGATCGATTGGTGCAACGGTGTACACCGGTAGCGGCAACGATACGGTCGTGGGCGGCTCTGCCTATCTCAAAGTGGAAGATTCCACTGGCCACCTAACTGTAAAAGGCGCGGCTGGTTATGCAGACATTAATAAAAGTGGCGATGGCAATGTGTCATTCGCTGGTGCCGCCGGTGGTGTGTCGATTGACCATTTAGGTAATCATGGTGATGTCAGTTACGGCGGTGCCGCGGCTTATAATGGCATTACCC
It encodes:
- the rtxB gene encoding RTX toxin T1SS ABC transporter subunit RtxB; this translates as MSNNERLTLICIHFYLSIISGNREKIKDESHLTDTENFKEELDKIQKEHKVKIRTKFSQFKNIESLKTPVILFDEHGSPFILAKTNKDKCLIQRPNKETPEVISYHELNSAWNKKSLVIQQAQSRFDITWFIPEFLQNKRVLSEILLFSFVLQILALISPLFFQVVMDKVLVHQAWSTLDVLVFGLVITGVIEVVLRGLREYQYAHTANRIDIQLGLKLVQHLFGLPLMFFKSRQVGAIVTRVRELDTIREFLTGSMFTLTVELLFMFVFLYVMSLLSAPLTGLFIATVPCYVLLAWWLTPRMQAAIEKQFSHAAANTSFLTETVAGSETLKSLAVEPRFIRRWDEQTEKMVTTGYDVQQLNNRSNHLVQLQQKITSVAILWLGATEVLSLEMTIGQLIAFNMMTNHIAQPLARMVELWGQFIQTRVAIEKLGDMLNLPVEQHTGSDNVTISGAISFKNILFRYQPDIPPTINDLSLDIRAGETLGVVGTSGSGKSTLARLLLRLYSPEQGSITIDGIPLNHINVQQLRQRVGVVLQENFLFHKSVSENIAQSKPEASLEEIIEAAKLSGAHDFILKLPMGYDTVLAEGGQSLSGGQRQRLAIARTLLSDPKVLILDEATSALDDESQAVIQANMASIAIGRTVITIAHRLSTVRDCDRIIVLHQGTIVEQGSHQQLLAYGKQYKQLWLLQQELKQEEASA
- the rtxC gene encoding RTX toxin-activating lysine-acyltransferase RtxC — encoded protein: MSITHQPANLTLAQIQQMIGGVMLLSQHSPLHRRYVVAEWLQRILPAFELNQFCYYEDEHGRPIAFCNWAFVSEQIRDELLSGVREISSSDWRSGQQIYIPEMIAPFGHGREVVNDLRRRVFLPWQGQKVCTVRGKVDAQNDRCIRKVQWFSI